From Pagrus major chromosome 9, Pma_NU_1.0, the proteins below share one genomic window:
- the lcp1 gene encoding plastin-2, producing MAAPVTISPEEEEELREAFSKIDVDNNGFISKDELTELFRAANLSLPGYRVREIVQELTKTSSQLTFQDFTQIVHGLKSSEVAKTFRKAINKKEGICSVAGTSEQTGTQHSYSEEEKVAFVNWINKALEKDGDCKHVLPMDPSTNDLFTGMGDGIVLCKMINLSVPDTIDERTINKKKLTPFTIQENLNLALNSASAIGCHVVNIGAEDLKEGRQHLVLGLLWQVIKIGLFADIELSKNEALVALLRDGESLEDLMKLSPEELLLRWANYHLEEAGAGRINNFSSDIKDSKAYYNLLNQVAPKGDDEGIPPIAIDMSGLREKEDLKRAECMLDQADRLGCRQFVMPTDVVRGNPKLNLAFVANLFNKYPALKKPENQDIDWSSIEGETREERTFRNWMNSLGVNPRVNHLYADIDDALVIFQLYEKIKVPVNWDRVNKPPYPKLGSNMKKLENCNYAVELGKNEAKFSLVGIAGQDLNAGNRTLTLALLWQLMRRYTLNILEELGDGQKVNDDTIVGWVNDTLRQAGKPTISSFKDGSISSSLPVLDLIDAIQPGSIRYDLLKTEDLTEEEKLNNAKYAISMARKIGARVYALPEDLVEVKPKMVMTVFACLMARGMKRI from the exons ATGGCCGCCCCCGTGACCATCtctccagaggaggaggaggagctcagAGAGGCCTTCTCTAAGATCG acgTGGACAACAACGGGTTCATCAGTAAGGACGAGCTCACTGAGCTGTTCAGAGCCGCTAACCTGTCTCTGCCCGGATACAGAGTCAGAGAGATCGTGCAGGAGCTGACCAAGACCAGCAGCCAGCTCACCTTCCAGGACTTCACTCAG ATCGTTCACGGGCTGAAGAGCAGCGAGGTGGCCAAGACCTTCAGGAAGGCGATCAATAAGAAGGAGGGAATCTGTAGCGTGGCGGGAACATCGGAGCAGACGGGCACCCAGCACTCATACTCAG aggaggagaaggtggcCTTTGTGAACTGGATCAACAAAGCTCTGGAGAAGGACGGAGACTGTAAACATGTTCTGCCCATGGATCCTTCCACCAACGACCTGTTCACCGGCATGGGAGACGGCATCGTCCTCTG TAAGATGATCAACCTGTCGGTGCCCGACACCATCGACGAGAGAACCATCAACAAGAAGAAGCTCACACCTTTCACCATCCAG GAGAACCTGAACCTGGCCCTGAACTCTGCGTCTGCCATCGGCTGCCACGTGGTCAACATCGGGGCGGAGGACCTGAAGGAGGGACGGCAGCACCTGGTCCTGGGTCTGCTGTGGCAGGTCATCAAGATCGGACTGTTCGCCGACATCGAGCTCAGCAAGAacgaag ctCTGGTGGCTCTGCTGCGTGATGGAGAGTCTCTGGAGGATCTGATGAAGCTGTCccctgaggagctgctgctgcgctGGGCCAACTATCACCTGGAGGAGGCCGGTGCTGGCAGGATCAATAACTTCAGCTCTGACATCAAG gactCGAAGGCGTACTACAACCTGCTGAACCAGGTGGCACCTAAAGGAGACGACGAGGGGATCCCCCCCATCGCCATCGACATGTCGGGGCTCAGA gagaaaGAGGACCTGAAGCGAGCAGAGTGCATGTTGGATCAGGCCGACCGGCTCGGCTGCAGACAGTTCGTCATGCCCACAGACGTTGTCCGTGGCAACCCCAAACTCAACCTGGCGTTTGTCGCCAACCTGTTCAACAAGTACCCGGCTCTGAAGAAACCCGAGAACCAGGACATCGACTGGAGCTCCATCGAAG GTGAAACGAGGGAGGAGCGAACCTTCAGGAACTGGATGAACTCTCTGGGAGTGAATCCTCGAGTGAACCACCTCTACGC agacATCGATGACGCCCTGGTGATCTTCCAGCTGTACGAGAAGATAAAGGTCCCGGTGAACTGGGACAGAGTCAACAAACCTCCGTACCCCAAACTGGGCAGCAACATGAAGAAG TTGGAGAATTGTAACTACGCGGTGGAGTTGGGGAAGAACGAGGCCAAGTTCTCCCTGGTCGGCATCGCAGGTCAGGACCTGAACGCAGGGAATCGAACCCTCACCCTCGCTCTGCTGTGGCAGCTCATGAGGAG gtACACCCTGaacatcctggaggagctgggcGACGGGCAGAAGGTGAATGATGACACCATCGTGGGCTGGGTCAACGACACACTGAGACAGGCTGGAAAACCAACCATCAGCAGCTTcaag GACGGTTCCATCAGCAGCAGTCTGCCGGTCCTGGACCTGATCGACGCCATCCAGCCCGGATCGATCCGATACGACCTGCTGAAGACCGAAGACctgacggaggaggagaagctcaACAACGCCAA GTACGCCATCTCCATGGCAAGAAAGATTGGCGCCCGGGTGTACGCGCTGCCTGAGGACCTGGTGGAGGTCAAACCTAAGATGGTGATGACGGTGTTCGCCTGCCTGATGGCTCGCGGCATGAAGAGGATCTGA